A region from the Streptomyces sp. NBC_01445 genome encodes:
- a CDS encoding acyl-CoA dehydrogenase, which translates to MTETLTPPAPEAAGAGPPAPPRTAAGEAPLDGAERAAWIEALLGDPDDPHNPHGYRSLLDADDRRRVPEATEELLTDARLTAEFVPRELGGRLARPDVLARVLRPVFRRDVALGFGYGITSLFGASAVWAAGDDRQRARTAALLLDGGGGRVTILHHELAHANAILRDEFTARSVPGGFVLGGRKDVVINADRADAFVMYARTATSAGPRSHSVLLLDPERLPPGGLRRLQRVPTPGMRGSRFAGLEFTDSRVRADTLVGEVGDGVSLALRTFMVNRCLIPGTVVAGVDSALRFAVRAATAGRPAGQPARRHHTVLAGVFADLLACDSMAVTGLRALSLLPDSAHLMAAAVKLTMPDLLREDLEELATVLGFHGYDRGPLYGGFQKLVRDLPVAGLGHAGSAACQAVLIPQLRALARTSWFRTEEPTARLFLLSAPVPALDYRKLTLSGSDDVLTATLVGAGERLGALRPAGPQWAALADLADAFVQEMRALREQCAALPESVRATLADPRACALADRYALVLAAAACLGVWQGQDGTDSFLSQPAWAVLALSRIGRRLGVPVPELPDGVTESVLSEVLLRFREGRSLDVYDTRIAG; encoded by the coding sequence GTGACCGAGACGCTGACGCCACCGGCACCCGAGGCCGCCGGGGCGGGGCCGCCCGCCCCGCCCCGGACCGCGGCCGGCGAAGCGCCGCTGGACGGCGCCGAGCGCGCCGCCTGGATCGAGGCGCTCCTCGGCGACCCCGACGATCCGCACAACCCGCACGGCTACCGCAGTCTGCTCGACGCCGACGACCGGCGCCGCGTACCGGAAGCCACCGAGGAACTGCTCACCGACGCCCGTCTCACCGCCGAGTTCGTCCCCCGGGAGCTCGGCGGCCGGCTCGCCCGCCCGGATGTGCTCGCCCGCGTCCTGCGGCCGGTGTTCCGGCGCGACGTGGCCCTCGGCTTCGGCTACGGGATCACGTCCCTGTTCGGCGCGTCCGCCGTCTGGGCGGCGGGCGACGACCGACAGCGTGCCCGTACGGCCGCGTTGCTGCTCGACGGGGGCGGTGGCCGCGTCACGATCCTGCACCACGAACTCGCCCACGCGAACGCCATCCTGCGGGACGAGTTCACCGCGCGCTCAGTGCCCGGCGGCTTCGTTCTCGGCGGCCGCAAGGACGTCGTCATCAACGCCGACCGGGCGGACGCGTTCGTCATGTACGCCCGCACGGCGACCTCGGCAGGCCCAAGAAGCCACTCCGTGCTGCTGCTCGATCCCGAGCGGCTCCCGCCGGGCGGTCTGCGCCGGCTGCAGCGCGTTCCCACCCCCGGAATGCGCGGCAGCCGGTTCGCGGGGCTGGAGTTCACCGACAGCCGCGTTCGGGCCGACACCCTCGTCGGCGAGGTCGGCGACGGGGTGTCCCTCGCCCTGCGCACCTTCATGGTCAACCGCTGTCTGATCCCCGGCACCGTTGTCGCCGGGGTGGACAGCGCGCTGCGGTTCGCGGTGCGGGCCGCCACCGCGGGACGCCCCGCCGGGCAGCCGGCGCGCCGTCACCACACGGTGCTCGCCGGTGTCTTCGCGGACCTGCTGGCCTGCGACAGCATGGCCGTCACCGGGCTGCGCGCGCTGAGCCTGCTGCCCGACAGCGCCCACCTGATGGCCGCCGCCGTCAAGCTGACCATGCCGGACCTGCTGCGCGAGGACCTGGAGGAACTCGCCACCGTGCTCGGCTTCCACGGCTATGACCGGGGCCCGCTCTACGGCGGCTTCCAGAAACTCGTACGGGACCTGCCTGTCGCCGGACTCGGTCACGCCGGGAGCGCGGCCTGCCAGGCCGTGCTGATACCCCAACTGCGCGCGCTCGCCCGGACGTCGTGGTTCCGCACCGAGGAGCCCACCGCGCGGCTCTTCCTGCTGTCCGCGCCCGTCCCGGCCCTCGACTACCGCAAGCTGACCCTGTCGGGCAGCGACGACGTGCTGACCGCGACCCTGGTCGGGGCCGGCGAGCGACTCGGCGCGCTGCGCCCGGCCGGGCCCCAGTGGGCGGCACTCGCCGACCTCGCGGACGCGTTCGTCCAGGAGATGCGGGCGCTGCGCGAACAGTGCGCCGCGCTCCCGGAGTCCGTACGCGCCACACTCGCCGACCCGCGCGCCTGCGCGCTCGCCGACCGGTACGCCCTGGTGCTCGCCGCCGCCGCCTGCCTCGGGGTGTGGCAGGGCCAGGACGGCACCGACTCGTTCCTTTCGCAGCCCGCCTGGGCGGTTCTCGCCCTGTCCCGGATCGGCCGCAGGCTCGGCGTGCCCGTCCCCGAACTGCCCGACGGGGTGACGGAGTCGGTCCTGTCGGAGGTGCTCCTGCGGTTCCGCGAGGGCCGCAGTCTCGACGTGTACGACACACGGATCGCGGGCTAG
- a CDS encoding non-ribosomal peptide synthetase, translating to MSVPVPDGTRLPLTAAQLGIWFAQARDPHSPVYNTGEYVELTGPLDADRFERALRDVIARTDALRLRFHPEADGTVTQSADADPSFTVHRIDVSNSPDPAAAADAWMRDVIARPLDAAGGGPLFTQALFTLGEGSHRWFSHVHHLLIDGYGFRLVAERVARAYTGAVAGPDCSARELTDAEAAWRDSPAHDRDRAHWLAAPRRTPVTLAGSTAPAAPHARRHTAFLGRDVLAGLTAVAAAAETGWQVVAPAAVAAYVQWLTGEPGITLGMPVTARLTAAARRTPGMVANVLPLYVAPRPAAPLAELVADVRDALVPVLRHQRYPYEEARRDLGLVGERGYGPVVNVMPYQRALDFGEAAASVHPVSTGPVDDLKFSVYEEPGDTGLRIDVEANPDLYGEAETAAHLERFTRFLRALAAADPDTPLARLHAGETPTDGDPQEAAATGTLHARFVARAAATPDAVAVSHEGDHLTYAELDARANRLAHRLVAAGAGPERLVALTLPRSPDLVVALLAVLKSGAAYLPVDPDYPADRRAWMLEDARPVLVLDPEAMRQDLSAYPDTDPGVRADASHPAYVIYTSGSTGRPKGVVIPHANVLRLFSATGRWFDFGADDVWTLFHSYAFDFSVWEIWGALLHGGRLVVVPYTVSRSPDRFLDLLARERVTVLSQTPTAFHQLDTADRERGADAPELALRQVVFGGEALEPARLANWYARRGADAARLVNMYGITETTVHVTCAPLGPEHAVPGARSFVGGPLTDLRTRVLDSALRPVPAGFTGELYVSGPGLARGYLGRPDLTADRFVADPYGPPGTRMYRTGDLVRLLDDGTFDYLGRGDHQVKIRGFRIELGEIESALVAHPGVAEAAVVVREDRPGDKRLAAYAVPVTGHTPDPADWRRLLAATLPAHCVPASFTPLDALPLTANGKLDRAVLPAPAAPDEPREAAAPAAGPEEEALRRIFADVLGVGDTARVGGDSDFFTLGGHSLLAGRLTGAVREALGAEITIQDLFEAPTPAGLAARVAGAARAARPPLRPAAHGDEPPMSYAQHRMWVLREVEGAAPTYNMPIALRITGALNRIALREALHDLVTRHESLRTVYPRGERGAAPRLLPPEEARPWVIESRIEPERLPDELTAAARTPFNLDCQLPIRAYLFTLPDGDNVLLLLMHHVAGDGWSLRPLLGDLSAAYASRLAGHAPDLPPLPVGYADFALWQRDLLGDERDPGSLAGRQLAHWERNLAGAPDQLELLADRPRPPVAEHRGGSVPLDIAPALHARIDAFARTHGSTCHMVLQATLTALLSRLGAGTDISIGCPTASRPDSALDALVGFFVNPVVLRTDTSGDPSFTELLARVRTAALAAYAHQDVPFDRVVERLQPERSAARHPLFQVVLSYQDFEAPAELRGVEVRREPVDFGVAKFDLTFNVVEHRTGAGEFAGIDGDLEYDVALYDRATAETVVRRFLALLDAAVAAPDTPVGAHELLDATESALLAHYNDTARPVPATGLAEQFAAQAARTPDAVAVVGDDGTELTYAELDLRSGRLARRLAESGIGRESAVAVLQQRSADLVVSLLAVLRTGGFYVPLNTRYPAARMGLITGDVGARVLLTDRVTDAEHACASWAGDAEVLVVDALPDEGDALPVVPAHPHQLAYVMYTSGSTGNPKGVAITHGDVGVLAADHCWRTGNQERVLLHSPYSFDTSQYELWVPLLSGGAVVVAPPGDLDTRALERAIVDGRVTGMWLTSGLFNLLAEESPGCFTGVREVWTGGDVVSPAAVSRVLAASPTTMVVDGYGPTEATTFATHHFMRAPWEQESTVPIGTPLDNTTCHVLDDLLRPVPPGVSGELYIGGARLARGYLKRPDATSERFVADPFAAAPGARMYRTGDLVRRRPDGILEFLGRADHQVKVRGFRIELGEIESVLGAHPRVAQCAVLVREDGSLANNAKRLVAYVVAAPGADVDTAVLRRHVAAALPDYMVPAAFVGLDALPLTANGKLDRRALPAPDFGAAESAGRAPRTPREELLAVLFAEVLGADGVSIDDSFFDRGGDSIMVIQLVGKARRAGLSLTATQVFEHKTVAALAGVAETLAEEPAPPRQGALASAATGDVPLTPIMHWLRERGGPVEAFSQSMVVAVPAELDEARLVAALRTLIDHHDVLRAVFTRDGDSWSMRIDAPGGAHAEDWVRRVDAAGLDDAALRALAAEEAAAARDRLDPFAGRNGRAVWLDAGPGRPGRLLLTLHHLVVDGVSWRILLPDLKAAWEATEPGVTGSLPPVGTPFRAWARYLAEEAARPERTAELALWTRTLAGGAAPVTAQPLDPGLDTAATARSLSIDLDGATTSALLTTVTAAFNGRVDDVLLTAFALAVADWRRRRGLGDVDAVLIDLEGHGREPGGSGAELSRTVGWFTSMYPVRLAPGALDRADALAGGPAAGQAVKRIKEQLREISDGGIGHGLLRHLDARTGRSLAALAPHGTPDLGFNYLGRFLGEEGGLWTAAPDADAIGDGTDADLPLAHAVEVNALTRDGSSGPRLQAVWTWAGRLLDEAAVRDLGETWFRALKALVTHAERPDAGGITPSDLSLVSLSQDQIDQLEAAWKVAR from the coding sequence GTGTCTGTTCCCGTTCCTGACGGCACGCGTCTGCCACTGACGGCGGCCCAGCTCGGCATCTGGTTCGCCCAGGCCCGGGACCCGCACAGCCCCGTCTACAACACCGGCGAGTACGTCGAACTCACCGGCCCGCTGGACGCGGACCGCTTCGAGAGGGCGCTGCGCGACGTCATCGCCCGCACCGACGCGCTGCGGCTGCGCTTCCACCCCGAAGCCGACGGGACCGTCACACAGAGCGCCGACGCGGACCCCTCCTTCACGGTCCACCGGATCGACGTCAGCAACTCGCCCGACCCGGCGGCCGCCGCCGACGCCTGGATGCGGGACGTCATCGCGCGCCCCCTCGACGCCGCCGGCGGCGGGCCCCTGTTCACCCAGGCGCTGTTCACACTGGGGGAGGGGTCCCACCGCTGGTTCAGCCACGTCCACCACCTCCTCATCGACGGCTACGGGTTCCGGCTCGTCGCCGAACGCGTCGCCCGCGCCTACACCGGTGCCGTCGCCGGACCCGACTGCTCCGCACGCGAGCTGACCGACGCCGAGGCCGCGTGGCGCGACTCGCCCGCCCACGACCGGGACCGCGCACACTGGCTCGCCGCCCCGCGCCGCACTCCCGTCACTCTCGCCGGGTCCACCGCGCCCGCCGCGCCGCACGCCCGGCGGCACACCGCCTTCCTGGGCCGTGACGTGCTGGCGGGTCTCACCGCCGTCGCCGCCGCCGCCGAGACCGGCTGGCAGGTCGTCGCGCCCGCCGCTGTCGCCGCGTACGTCCAGTGGCTGACAGGAGAGCCGGGCATCACCCTGGGAATGCCGGTCACCGCGCGCCTCACCGCCGCCGCCCGCCGCACCCCCGGCATGGTCGCCAACGTCCTCCCGCTGTACGTCGCACCGCGCCCCGCCGCCCCGCTCGCCGAGCTGGTCGCCGACGTCCGTGACGCCCTCGTCCCCGTGCTGCGGCACCAGCGCTACCCGTACGAGGAGGCGCGCCGCGACCTCGGTCTGGTCGGTGAGCGCGGCTACGGGCCGGTCGTCAATGTGATGCCCTATCAGCGGGCCCTGGACTTCGGCGAGGCGGCCGCCTCCGTGCACCCGGTGTCCACGGGACCCGTCGACGACCTGAAGTTCTCCGTGTACGAGGAGCCGGGCGACACCGGGCTGCGCATCGATGTCGAGGCCAACCCGGACCTGTACGGCGAGGCGGAGACCGCCGCGCACCTGGAGCGCTTCACCCGCTTCCTGCGCGCCCTCGCCGCCGCGGACCCCGACACGCCCCTGGCCCGACTGCACGCCGGGGAGACGCCGACCGACGGCGACCCGCAGGAGGCGGCCGCGACCGGCACCCTGCACGCACGGTTCGTGGCCCGCGCCGCCGCCACCCCCGACGCGGTCGCCGTCAGCCACGAGGGCGACCACCTCACGTACGCCGAACTCGACGCCCGCGCCAACCGCCTGGCCCACCGCCTCGTCGCGGCCGGCGCCGGACCCGAGCGGCTCGTCGCCCTCACCCTTCCACGCTCGCCCGACCTGGTCGTCGCGCTGCTCGCCGTTCTGAAGTCCGGCGCCGCCTACCTGCCGGTGGACCCCGACTACCCCGCGGACCGGCGCGCCTGGATGCTCGAGGACGCGCGGCCCGTCCTCGTGCTCGACCCCGAGGCGATGCGCCAGGACCTGAGCGCGTACCCGGACACCGACCCGGGGGTCCGGGCGGACGCCTCGCACCCCGCGTACGTCATCTACACCTCCGGCTCGACCGGCCGGCCCAAGGGTGTCGTGATCCCGCACGCCAACGTGCTGCGGCTGTTCTCCGCCACCGGCCGCTGGTTCGACTTCGGCGCCGACGACGTGTGGACCCTGTTCCACTCCTACGCCTTCGACTTCTCCGTCTGGGAGATCTGGGGAGCGCTGCTCCACGGGGGTCGTCTCGTCGTCGTGCCGTACACGGTCAGCCGCTCGCCCGACCGCTTCCTCGACCTGCTCGCCCGCGAACGGGTCACCGTCCTCAGCCAGACCCCGACCGCCTTCCACCAGCTCGACACCGCCGACCGTGAACGCGGCGCCGACGCCCCCGAACTCGCCCTGCGCCAGGTGGTGTTCGGCGGCGAGGCACTGGAGCCCGCGCGGCTGGCGAACTGGTACGCGCGGCGCGGCGCCGACGCGGCCCGGCTGGTCAACATGTACGGCATCACCGAGACGACCGTGCACGTCACCTGCGCGCCCCTCGGCCCGGAACACGCCGTTCCCGGTGCCCGGTCCTTCGTCGGCGGCCCCCTCACCGACCTGCGCACCCGCGTCCTCGACTCCGCGCTGCGCCCCGTTCCCGCCGGATTCACGGGCGAGTTGTACGTGTCCGGCCCCGGCCTCGCCCGCGGCTACCTCGGCCGCCCCGACCTGACCGCCGACCGTTTCGTCGCCGACCCCTACGGCCCGCCCGGCACCCGCATGTACCGCACCGGTGACCTGGTGCGGCTCCTGGACGACGGCACCTTCGACTATCTGGGCCGCGGCGACCACCAGGTGAAGATCCGCGGGTTCCGCATCGAACTCGGCGAGATCGAGTCCGCGCTCGTCGCGCACCCCGGCGTCGCCGAGGCCGCGGTCGTGGTCCGGGAGGACCGGCCGGGCGACAAGCGGCTCGCCGCCTACGCGGTGCCCGTCACCGGACACACCCCCGACCCTGCCGACTGGCGCCGCCTGCTCGCCGCGACGCTGCCCGCACACTGCGTGCCCGCCTCCTTCACCCCGCTCGACGCGCTGCCGCTGACCGCCAACGGCAAACTCGACCGGGCCGTGCTGCCCGCGCCCGCCGCTCCCGACGAGCCCCGCGAGGCCGCCGCGCCCGCCGCAGGACCCGAGGAGGAGGCACTGCGCCGGATCTTCGCCGACGTCCTGGGCGTCGGCGACACCGCCCGCGTCGGCGGCGACAGCGACTTCTTCACCCTCGGCGGCCACTCCCTGCTCGCCGGGCGGCTCACCGGCGCCGTGCGCGAGGCGCTCGGCGCCGAGATCACCATCCAGGACCTCTTCGAGGCGCCGACGCCGGCCGGCCTCGCCGCACGCGTGGCCGGGGCAGCGAGGGCCGCCCGGCCCCCGCTGCGCCCCGCGGCGCACGGTGACGAGCCCCCCATGTCGTACGCCCAGCACCGCATGTGGGTCCTGCGCGAGGTGGAGGGGGCCGCACCCACCTACAACATGCCGATCGCCCTGCGGATCACCGGCGCCCTCAACCGGATCGCCCTGCGCGAGGCCCTGCACGACCTGGTCACCCGCCACGAGAGCCTGCGTACGGTCTACCCCCGCGGGGAGCGCGGCGCCGCCCCGCGGCTGCTGCCGCCCGAGGAGGCCAGGCCCTGGGTCATCGAGTCCCGGATCGAGCCCGAGAGGCTGCCGGACGAACTCACCGCCGCGGCCCGCACCCCGTTCAACCTCGACTGCCAACTCCCCATCCGGGCCTACCTGTTCACGCTGCCCGACGGGGACAACGTACTGCTGCTGCTGATGCACCACGTGGCCGGCGACGGCTGGTCGCTGCGCCCCCTGCTCGGCGACCTGTCCGCCGCGTACGCGTCCCGGCTGGCCGGGCACGCGCCCGACCTCCCGCCGCTGCCGGTCGGCTACGCCGACTTCGCCCTGTGGCAGCGCGACCTGCTCGGCGACGAGCGGGACCCGGGCAGCCTCGCCGGACGCCAGCTCGCCCACTGGGAGCGGAACCTGGCCGGCGCGCCCGACCAGCTGGAACTGCTCGCCGACCGGCCCCGCCCGCCGGTGGCCGAGCACCGCGGCGGCTCCGTCCCTCTCGACATCGCGCCCGCCCTGCACGCCCGCATCGACGCGTTCGCCCGCACTCACGGATCCACCTGCCACATGGTGCTCCAGGCCACGCTGACCGCGCTGCTCAGCCGTCTGGGCGCGGGCACCGACATCTCCATCGGCTGCCCCACCGCCTCACGCCCCGACAGCGCCCTCGACGCCCTCGTGGGCTTCTTCGTCAACCCCGTCGTGCTGCGCACCGACACCTCGGGCGATCCCTCCTTCACCGAACTGCTCGCCCGCGTCCGCACCGCCGCCCTGGCCGCGTACGCCCACCAGGACGTGCCCTTCGACCGCGTCGTGGAGCGGCTCCAGCCCGAACGCTCGGCCGCCCGCCATCCGCTGTTCCAAGTGGTCCTCTCCTACCAGGACTTCGAGGCCCCCGCCGAGCTGCGGGGCGTCGAGGTCCGGCGCGAGCCGGTCGACTTCGGCGTCGCCAAGTTCGACCTCACCTTCAACGTGGTCGAGCACCGCACCGGCGCGGGGGAGTTCGCGGGAATCGACGGCGATCTCGAGTACGACGTCGCGCTGTACGACCGGGCCACCGCCGAGACCGTCGTACGCCGCTTCCTCGCCCTGCTCGACGCGGCCGTCGCCGCCCCCGACACGCCCGTCGGCGCCCACGAGCTCCTCGACGCCACCGAGAGCGCCCTGCTCGCCCACTACAACGACACCGCGAGGCCCGTCCCGGCCACCGGGCTCGCCGAGCAGTTCGCCGCGCAGGCCGCCCGCACCCCCGACGCCGTCGCCGTGGTCGGCGACGACGGCACCGAACTCACTTACGCCGAGCTCGACCTGAGGTCCGGGCGGCTCGCGCGGCGGCTCGCCGAGTCCGGCATCGGCCGCGAGTCGGCCGTCGCCGTCCTTCAGCAGCGCTCGGCCGACCTGGTCGTGTCCCTGCTCGCAGTGCTGCGCACCGGCGGGTTCTACGTGCCGCTCAACACCCGCTACCCGGCCGCCCGGATGGGCCTGATCACCGGCGACGTCGGCGCGCGCGTCCTGCTCACCGACCGTGTCACCGACGCCGAACACGCCTGCGCGTCCTGGGCGGGCGACGCCGAAGTACTCGTGGTCGACGCGCTCCCGGACGAGGGCGACGCGCTGCCCGTCGTCCCCGCCCACCCGCACCAGCTCGCCTACGTGATGTACACGTCGGGCTCCACCGGCAACCCCAAGGGCGTCGCCATCACACACGGCGACGTCGGCGTCCTCGCCGCCGACCACTGCTGGCGCACCGGCAACCAGGAGCGCGTGCTGCTCCACTCCCCGTACTCCTTCGACACCTCCCAGTACGAGCTGTGGGTGCCCCTGCTGTCCGGCGGCGCCGTCGTCGTCGCGCCCCCCGGGGACCTGGACACCCGGGCCCTGGAACGGGCGATCGTGGACGGCAGGGTCACCGGCATGTGGCTCACGTCCGGCCTGTTCAACCTGCTCGCCGAGGAGTCCCCCGGCTGCTTCACCGGCGTACGCGAGGTGTGGACCGGCGGCGACGTCGTCTCCCCGGCCGCCGTCAGCCGGGTGCTCGCGGCGTCCCCGACGACGATGGTCGTCGACGGCTACGGACCCACCGAGGCCACCACCTTCGCCACCCACCACTTCATGCGGGCCCCCTGGGAGCAGGAGAGCACCGTCCCCATCGGCACCCCCCTGGACAACACCACCTGCCACGTCCTCGACGACCTGCTGCGCCCCGTACCGCCCGGCGTGAGCGGCGAGCTGTACATCGGCGGCGCCCGGCTCGCCCGCGGCTACCTCAAGCGGCCCGACGCCACCTCGGAGCGGTTCGTCGCCGACCCGTTCGCGGCCGCGCCGGGCGCCCGCATGTACCGCACCGGCGACCTGGTGCGCCGCCGCCCCGACGGCATCCTGGAGTTCCTCGGCCGCGCCGACCACCAGGTCAAGGTGCGCGGCTTCCGGATCGAGCTCGGCGAGATCGAGTCCGTGCTCGGCGCCCACCCGCGCGTCGCCCAGTGCGCCGTCCTCGTCCGCGAGGACGGGTCCCTCGCGAACAACGCCAAGCGGCTCGTCGCCTACGTCGTCGCCGCGCCCGGCGCCGACGTCGACACCGCCGTGCTGCGCCGGCACGTCGCGGCGGCGCTGCCCGACTACATGGTGCCCGCCGCGTTCGTGGGCCTGGACGCGCTGCCGCTCACCGCCAACGGCAAGCTCGACCGGCGGGCCCTGCCCGCCCCCGACTTCGGCGCCGCCGAATCGGCCGGGCGCGCCCCGCGAACCCCGCGCGAGGAGCTGCTCGCGGTGCTGTTCGCCGAGGTGCTCGGCGCCGACGGCGTCTCGATCGACGACAGCTTCTTCGACCGCGGCGGCGACAGCATCATGGTCATCCAGCTCGTCGGCAAGGCCCGGCGCGCAGGGCTCTCGCTGACCGCCACGCAGGTCTTCGAGCACAAGACGGTCGCCGCGCTCGCCGGCGTCGCCGAGACCCTCGCCGAGGAGCCCGCCCCACCCCGGCAGGGAGCCCTCGCGTCGGCGGCGACGGGCGATGTACCGCTCACCCCGATCATGCACTGGCTGCGCGAACGCGGCGGCCCCGTCGAGGCGTTCAGCCAGTCGATGGTGGTCGCGGTCCCCGCGGAGCTCGACGAGGCCCGGCTCGTCGCCGCGCTGCGCACCCTCATCGACCACCACGACGTGCTGCGCGCGGTGTTCACGCGCGACGGCGACAGCTGGTCGATGCGGATCGACGCCCCCGGCGGCGCACACGCCGAGGACTGGGTGCGCCGCGTGGACGCCGCCGGACTCGACGACGCGGCGCTGCGCGCCCTGGCCGCCGAGGAAGCCGCGGCCGCCCGGGACCGCCTCGACCCGTTCGCCGGGCGCAACGGCCGGGCCGTCTGGCTGGACGCGGGCCCGGGCCGGCCTGGCCGCCTCCTGCTGACCCTCCACCACCTGGTCGTCGACGGCGTCTCCTGGCGCATCCTGCTGCCCGACCTGAAGGCGGCCTGGGAGGCCACGGAGCCGGGCGTCACCGGGTCCCTGCCGCCCGTCGGCACGCCCTTCCGCGCCTGGGCGCGCTACCTCGCCGAAGAGGCCGCGCGGCCCGAACGGACGGCCGAACTCGCCCTGTGGACCAGGACGCTGGCCGGTGGCGCCGCGCCCGTGACCGCGCAGCCGCTCGACCCGGGGCTGGACACCGCCGCCACCGCCCGCAGCCTGAGCATCGACCTGGACGGCGCGACCACCTCCGCGCTGCTCACCACCGTCACCGCCGCGTTCAACGGGCGCGTCGACGACGTCCTGCTCACCGCGTTCGCGCTCGCCGTCGCCGACTGGCGCCGCCGCCGGGGCCTCGGTGACGTCGACGCCGTCCTCATCGACCTCGAAGGGCACGGCCGCGAGCCCGGCGGCAGCGGCGCCGAGCTCTCCCGCACCGTCGGCTGGTTCACCAGCATGTACCCCGTACGGCTGGCCCCCGGCGCCCTCGACCGCGCCGACGCCCTCGCGGGCGGCCCCGCCGCAGGGCAGGCCGTCAAGCGGATCAAGGAGCAGCTGCGCGAGATCTCCGACGGCGGCATCGGCCACGGCCTGCTCCGTCACCTCGACGCCCGCACCGGCCGCAGCCTCGCCGCGCTCGCCCCGCACGGCACGCCCGACCTCGGGTTCAACTACCTGGGCCGGTTCCTCGGTGAGGAGGGCGGTCTGTGGACCGCCGCCCCCGACGCCGACGCGATCGGCGACGGCACCGACGCCGATCTGCCCCTGGCGCACGCCGTCGAGGTCAACGCCCTCACCCGTGACGGGAGTTCGGGCCCCCGGCTGCAGGCCGTGTGGACCTGGGCGGGCCGGCTCCTCGACGAGGCCGCCGTGCGCGACCTCGGCGAGACCTGGTTCCGCGCCCTCAAGGCCCTCGTCACCCATGCCGAACGTCCCGACGCGGGCGGCATCACTCCCTCCGACCTGTCCCTGGTCTCACTCAGCCAGGACCAGATCGACCAGCTCGAAGCCGCCTGGAAGGTAGCCCGATGA
- a CDS encoding response regulator transcription factor — translation MPEAGIDFVPSAKLRVLPGGAAASAPGGVRLFLVGGDALARAGVRSLLDSHDDITFVGDDEPGPRAVASLRAHRPDVLVLHGLREAREVAAVLEDVDPALPVLTVGGCEPDARTASALHGHLPATTTARQLAAAVSLAAAGYALARGPLPAAAGAPARPRGTTSVSDVPPDALTGREGQVLDLVSRGLSNTEIAQSLTLSEHTVKTHVQNLLHKLHLRNRVHVAIYAFEAGLR, via the coding sequence ATGCCGGAAGCGGGAATCGACTTCGTACCGTCCGCCAAGCTGCGGGTGCTGCCCGGCGGTGCCGCGGCGTCCGCGCCCGGCGGGGTGCGGCTCTTCCTCGTGGGCGGCGACGCCCTCGCGCGGGCGGGGGTGAGGTCGCTGCTCGACAGCCATGACGACATCACGTTCGTCGGCGACGACGAACCGGGGCCCCGTGCCGTGGCGTCGCTGCGCGCGCACCGCCCCGATGTGCTCGTCCTGCACGGCCTGCGGGAAGCCCGCGAGGTCGCCGCAGTCCTTGAGGACGTCGACCCGGCGCTGCCCGTCCTCACCGTCGGCGGCTGCGAACCCGACGCGCGCACCGCGTCCGCCCTGCACGGCCACCTGCCCGCCACCACCACGGCGCGGCAGCTCGCCGCCGCCGTGTCCCTGGCCGCGGCCGGCTATGCCCTGGCCCGCGGTCCGCTGCCGGCCGCGGCGGGCGCTCCCGCCCGACCGCGGGGCACCACCTCCGTCTCCGACGTGCCGCCGGACGCGCTGACCGGCCGCGAGGGACAGGTGCTCGACCTGGTCTCGCGGGGGCTGTCCAACACGGAGATAGCGCAGTCACTGACGCTGTCCGAGCACACGGTCAAGACCCATGTGCAGAACCTGCTGCACAAGCTCCACCTGCGCAACCGCGTCCATGTGGCGATCTACGCCTTCGAGGCCGGCCTGCGCTGA
- a CDS encoding 4'-phosphopantetheinyl transferase family protein has protein sequence MDHPGIGAPIHVLPSGPWRKVHENLTEYGNAVAFTTWGEWLPTALTHTRLRHLLGRDWTRYRRMTDPTVRYRFVASRLLMKYTAAAALRTEAESLDLSYRLGGRPYLRGFDQIDVSLTHTGDLMAVGLSRDGRIGVDAEPADRRMRFDLLQAQMCTPTEAAELAPLPEGEQTAQTLRLWTLKEAYTKALGQGMRLGFTEFGFGLGTGRLLAPDGTLASRDEWSFATHRALGRYLLSTACHDTGLDAANDTSARTMLDPGFAAAMADPVPEPG, from the coding sequence ATGGACCATCCGGGGATCGGCGCACCCATCCATGTCCTGCCCAGCGGGCCGTGGCGGAAGGTGCACGAGAATCTGACGGAGTACGGCAACGCGGTGGCGTTCACGACCTGGGGCGAATGGCTGCCCACCGCCCTCACCCACACCCGGCTGCGCCATCTGCTCGGCCGGGACTGGACGCGCTACCGCCGTATGACCGACCCGACGGTCCGCTACCGCTTCGTCGCCTCGCGGCTGCTGATGAAGTACACGGCGGCCGCCGCGCTGCGCACGGAGGCGGAGTCGCTGGATCTGTCCTACCGCCTTGGTGGACGCCCGTATCTGCGCGGCTTCGACCAGATCGACGTGAGCCTCACGCACACCGGTGACCTGATGGCGGTCGGGCTCAGCAGGGACGGCCGGATCGGTGTCGACGCGGAGCCCGCCGACCGCCGCATGCGCTTCGACCTGCTGCAGGCCCAGATGTGCACGCCGACGGAGGCGGCGGAGCTGGCCCCGCTGCCGGAGGGCGAACAGACCGCACAGACACTGAGGCTGTGGACGCTGAAGGAGGCCTACACCAAGGCGCTCGGCCAGGGGATGCGGCTGGGATTCACGGAGTTCGGGTTCGGTCTTGGCACGGGCCGTCTCCTCGCCCCCGACGGCACCCTCGCCTCGCGCGACGAGTGGTCCTTCGCCACGCACCGGGCGCTCGGCCGCTATCTCCTCAGCACCGCCTGCCACGACACGGGACTCGACGCGGCGAACGACACCTCGGCGCGCACCATGCTCGACCCGGGCTTCGCGGCGGCCATGGCGGACCCCGTGCCGGAGCCCGGGTGA